In the Caballeronia sp. LZ062 genome, one interval contains:
- the mraY gene encoding phospho-N-acetylmuramoyl-pentapeptide-transferase: MLLALAQWLQNDASFMRVFTYITFRAVGATATALLIGLVCGPWVIRKLTAMKVGQAVRKDGPQTHLVKSGTPTMGGVLILMGIAVSTLLWADLTNRFVWIVMLVTFGYGVIGWVDDYRKVVHKDPRGMSSREKYFWQSVIGLFAAVYLAFSVSEASNTRVFDLFMAWVRSGLSMGLPARADLMLPFLKSITYPLGVWGFIAMTYFVIVGSSNAVNLTDGLDGLVIMPVVLVGASLGAFAYVMGSSVYSKYLLFPHIPGAGELLIFCSAMGGAGLAFLWYNTHPAQVFMGDVGALALGGALGTIAVIVRQEIVLFIMGGIFVAETLSVMLQVFWFKFTKRRYGEGRRFFKMAPLHHHYELSGWTETQVVVRFWIITLMLCLFGLSTLKLR; encoded by the coding sequence ATGCTACTCGCACTCGCGCAATGGCTTCAGAATGACGCCAGCTTCATGCGCGTGTTCACCTACATCACGTTCCGCGCGGTGGGCGCCACCGCGACGGCGCTTTTGATCGGTCTCGTCTGCGGCCCGTGGGTTATCCGCAAGCTGACCGCGATGAAAGTCGGTCAGGCGGTGCGCAAGGACGGCCCGCAAACGCACCTCGTCAAGTCGGGCACGCCGACGATGGGCGGCGTGCTGATTCTCATGGGCATCGCGGTTTCCACGCTTCTCTGGGCGGATCTCACGAACCGCTTCGTGTGGATCGTCATGCTCGTCACGTTCGGCTATGGCGTGATCGGCTGGGTGGACGACTATCGCAAGGTGGTGCATAAGGACCCGCGCGGCATGTCGTCGCGCGAGAAGTATTTCTGGCAGTCGGTCATCGGCCTGTTCGCGGCCGTGTATCTCGCGTTCAGCGTGTCGGAGGCCAGCAACACGCGCGTGTTCGATCTCTTCATGGCGTGGGTGCGCAGCGGCCTATCGATGGGGCTGCCCGCGCGCGCGGACCTCATGCTGCCGTTCCTCAAGTCGATCACGTATCCGCTCGGCGTGTGGGGCTTCATCGCGATGACGTACTTCGTGATCGTCGGGTCGAGCAATGCGGTGAATCTCACCGATGGCCTCGACGGTCTCGTCATCATGCCGGTCGTGCTGGTGGGCGCATCGCTCGGCGCGTTCGCGTATGTGATGGGCAGCTCCGTGTATTCGAAGTATCTGCTCTTTCCGCACATTCCCGGCGCGGGGGAACTGCTGATCTTCTGCTCCGCGATGGGCGGCGCGGGCCTCGCGTTCCTCTGGTACAACACGCACCCCGCGCAAGTCTTCATGGGCGATGTCGGCGCGCTCGCGCTCGGCGGCGCGCTCGGCACCATCGCGGTGATCGTGCGGCAGGAAATCGTGCTGTTCATCATGGGCGGCATTTTCGTGGCGGAAACGCTCTCCGTCATGCTGCAAGTCTTCTGGTTCAAGTTCACGAAGCGCCGTTACGGCGAAGGCCGGCGCTTCTTCAAGATGGCGCCGCTCCATCACCACTACGAACTGTCCGGCTGGACGGAAACGCAAGTGGTGGTGCGCTTCTGGATCATCACGTTGATGTTGTGTCTCTTCGGCTTGTCGACGCTCAAGTTGCGTTGA
- the murC gene encoding UDP-N-acetylmuramate--L-alanine ligase, whose amino-acid sequence MKHIVKHIHFVGIGGAGMSGIAEVLLNLGYQVSGSDLSKNAVTERLKALGARVEIGHHEQNIEGANAVVVSTAVRPDNPEVLAARHRRVPIVPRAVMLAELMRLKQGIAIAGTHGKTTTTSLVASVLAAGGLDPTFVIGGRLISAGANARLGTGDFIVAEADESDASFLNLFPVIEVITNIDADHMDTYGHDFARLKQAFIEFTHRLPFYGIAVLCVDDPNVREILPFVSKPIIRYGIGAEAQVRAVNVEARDGRMHFTTLREDAPPLDIVLNLPGLHNVQNALAAIAIATELEVADADIQRALAEFNGVGRRFQRYGDVKTNDNEGAYTLIDDYGHHPVEMAATIAAARGAFPDRRLVLAFQPHRYTRTRDCFEDFVKVLSTVDALVLTDVYAAGEAPIVAADGRALARAIRVAGKVEPVFVETVDEVPDAVTTLARNGDVVITMGAGSIGGVCGRLAQCQPQ is encoded by the coding sequence ATGAAACACATCGTCAAGCACATTCACTTCGTCGGCATCGGCGGAGCAGGGATGAGCGGCATCGCGGAAGTGCTGCTGAACCTCGGCTATCAGGTCAGCGGCTCGGACCTCTCGAAGAACGCCGTCACCGAGCGGCTGAAGGCGCTGGGCGCGCGCGTCGAGATCGGCCATCACGAGCAGAACATCGAAGGCGCGAATGCGGTCGTCGTGTCGACGGCCGTGCGTCCCGACAATCCCGAAGTGCTGGCGGCGCGTCATCGGCGCGTGCCGATCGTGCCGCGCGCCGTCATGCTCGCGGAACTCATGCGGCTGAAGCAGGGCATCGCCATTGCCGGCACGCACGGCAAGACCACGACAACGTCGCTCGTCGCGAGCGTGCTGGCCGCGGGCGGGCTCGATCCAACGTTCGTGATCGGCGGGCGTCTTATCAGCGCGGGCGCGAACGCGCGGCTCGGCACGGGCGATTTCATCGTCGCCGAAGCCGATGAATCGGATGCGTCGTTCCTCAATCTGTTCCCGGTGATCGAAGTCATCACGAACATCGACGCCGATCACATGGACACCTACGGCCACGACTTCGCGCGGCTCAAGCAGGCGTTCATCGAATTCACGCATCGGCTGCCGTTCTACGGCATCGCGGTGCTGTGCGTCGACGATCCGAACGTGCGCGAGATCCTGCCGTTCGTGTCGAAGCCGATCATCCGTTATGGCATCGGCGCCGAAGCGCAGGTGCGCGCGGTCAACGTAGAGGCGCGCGACGGCCGCATGCACTTCACGACGCTGCGCGAAGATGCGCCGCCGCTCGACATCGTGCTGAACCTGCCGGGCCTGCATAACGTGCAGAACGCGCTCGCGGCCATCGCGATTGCGACTGAACTCGAAGTGGCCGATGCCGATATCCAGAGGGCGCTCGCCGAATTCAACGGTGTCGGCCGGCGCTTCCAACGTTACGGCGACGTGAAGACGAACGACAACGAAGGCGCGTACACGCTGATCGACGACTACGGGCATCACCCGGTGGAAATGGCCGCGACCATCGCGGCGGCGCGCGGCGCGTTTCCGGACCGGCGTCTCGTGCTCGCGTTCCAACCGCATCGCTACACGCGCACGCGCGACTGTTTCGAAGATTTCGTGAAGGTGCTCTCCACCGTGGACGCACTTGTTCTGACCGATGTGTATGCCGCAGGCGAAGCGCCGATCGTCGCCGCCGACGGCCGCGCGCTCGCACGCGCGATCCGCGTGGCGGGCAAGGTGGAACCGGTATTCGTCGAAACGGTGGATGAAGTGCCGGACGCCGTGACGACGCTCGCGCGCAACGGCGACGTGGTGATCACGATGGGCGCGGGCTCTATCGGCGGTGTATGCGGGCGGCTCGCGCAGTGCCAGCCGCAGTGA
- the murG gene encoding undecaprenyldiphospho-muramoylpentapeptide beta-N-acetylglucosaminyltransferase produces MTAQQPTLMVMAGGTGGHVFPGLAVAHWMQARGWRVVWLGNASGMEATLVPKHGIPMECVRFGGVRGKGIKTKLMLPVNLMRACSQSLRVLRQVKPDVVLGMGGYITFPAGIMTKLAGCPLVLHEQNSIAGLANKVLAHVAKRVLVAFPNALPNAEWTGNPIRAELTSTLPPKERYASRTGKLNVLVVGGSLGAAALNETVPKALALLSPEERPRIVHQAGAKHIEALQANYAAAGLSRGEDLQLVPFIEDMASAYASADLVICRSGAMTVSEIAAVGVAALFVPFPFAVDDHQTTNGAFLAKNGAAELIQQRDLSAEKLAGWLRAQTRDTLAEMAARSRALAKPDATERVAAVCADVAGARLTRQAREAH; encoded by the coding sequence ATGACCGCGCAACAGCCCACGCTGATGGTCATGGCGGGCGGCACCGGCGGCCACGTGTTTCCGGGGCTCGCGGTCGCGCACTGGATGCAGGCGCGCGGCTGGCGCGTCGTCTGGCTCGGCAATGCGAGCGGCATGGAAGCGACGCTCGTCCCCAAGCACGGCATCCCGATGGAATGCGTGCGCTTCGGCGGCGTGCGCGGCAAGGGCATCAAGACGAAGCTGATGCTGCCGGTGAACCTCATGCGCGCGTGCTCGCAAAGCCTGCGCGTGCTGCGTCAGGTAAAGCCTGACGTGGTGCTCGGCATGGGCGGCTACATCACGTTTCCGGCGGGCATCATGACGAAGCTAGCGGGCTGCCCGCTCGTGCTGCACGAACAGAACTCCATCGCGGGTCTCGCGAACAAGGTGCTCGCGCATGTCGCGAAGCGCGTGCTCGTCGCGTTTCCCAATGCTCTGCCGAATGCGGAATGGACCGGCAATCCGATTCGCGCGGAACTTACGTCGACATTGCCGCCCAAAGAACGCTACGCATCGCGCACAGGCAAGCTGAACGTGCTCGTCGTCGGCGGAAGTCTGGGCGCGGCTGCGCTCAACGAAACGGTGCCGAAAGCGCTTGCGCTGCTGTCGCCGGAAGAGCGCCCGCGCATCGTGCATCAGGCGGGCGCGAAGCATATCGAAGCATTGCAGGCGAATTACGCGGCGGCCGGTCTCTCGCGCGGCGAAGACTTGCAACTCGTGCCGTTCATCGAGGACATGGCGAGCGCTTACGCATCCGCCGATCTCGTGATTTGCCGCTCGGGCGCGATGACGGTTTCCGAGATCGCAGCGGTCGGCGTGGCCGCGCTCTTCGTGCCGTTCCCGTTCGCCGTCGACGATCACCAGACGACCAACGGCGCGTTCCTCGCGAAGAACGGCGCAGCGGAATTGATACAACAACGCGATTTGTCGGCGGAAAAGCTCGCCGGCTGGTTGCGTGCGCAGACGCGCGACACGCTGGCGGAGATGGCCGCGCGCTCACGCGCTCTGGCGAAACCGGACGCGACCGAACGGGTCGCGGCCGTGTGCGCCGACGTCGCCGGCGCGCGTCTTACCCGCCAAGCTCGGGAGGCACATTAA
- the murD gene encoding UDP-N-acetylmuramoyl-L-alanine--D-glutamate ligase, with the protein MFGEKFSGRQSPMVLVLGLGESGLAMARWCARHGCRLRIADTRENPPNLSELVIHNIDAEFVGGAFTTDLLDGGIELLAISPGLSPLAPDLAPLIAAAKERGIPVWGELELFAQALAGLAVNGYEPKVLAITGTNGKTTTTALTGLLCERAGKRVAVAGNISPAMLDKLAEAIDQTALPDVWVLELSSFQLETSHSFTPDAAAVLNITQDHLDWHGGLDAYAAAKGRIFGPRTVRVLNRDDARTMALAANIAQDRVVTFGLDEPSKVGDYGLLRDNGIAWLAQGIDRDAADEPAPSRRRKQDVAAPNVVAKRLMPADALRIRGLHNAANALAALALARAIDLPLAALLHGLREYRGEPHRVEVIAQIDGVDYVDDSKGTNVGATVAALDGLAQRVVLIAGGDGKGQDFSPLEAPVARWARAVMLIGRDAPRIRETLASTGVALEDHATLEAATDAASRIAEPGDAVLLSPACASLDMFKNYAHRADVFRSAVEDIAAARGVML; encoded by the coding sequence ATGTTTGGCGAGAAGTTTTCCGGTCGGCAAAGTCCGATGGTGCTCGTGCTGGGGCTCGGTGAATCCGGCCTCGCTATGGCGCGCTGGTGCGCCAGGCACGGGTGCCGGCTGCGGATCGCCGATACGCGCGAGAACCCGCCGAATCTCTCCGAGCTCGTGATTCACAACATCGACGCCGAGTTCGTCGGCGGCGCGTTCACGACCGACCTGCTGGACGGCGGCATCGAACTGCTGGCTATCAGCCCCGGACTTTCGCCGCTCGCGCCGGACCTCGCGCCGCTGATCGCGGCGGCGAAGGAGCGCGGCATTCCGGTGTGGGGCGAACTCGAACTGTTCGCGCAGGCGCTCGCCGGGCTCGCCGTCAACGGTTATGAGCCGAAGGTGCTCGCGATCACCGGCACCAACGGCAAGACGACGACCACCGCGCTCACCGGTCTTTTGTGCGAACGCGCGGGCAAGCGCGTGGCGGTCGCGGGCAACATTAGCCCCGCGATGCTCGACAAGCTGGCTGAAGCCATCGATCAAACCGCGCTGCCGGACGTCTGGGTGCTCGAGCTCTCCAGCTTCCAACTGGAGACTTCGCACAGCTTCACGCCCGATGCTGCCGCCGTGCTCAACATCACGCAGGATCATCTCGACTGGCACGGCGGCCTGGACGCCTACGCCGCCGCGAAGGGCCGCATCTTCGGTCCGCGCACGGTGCGCGTGTTGAATCGCGACGACGCCCGCACGATGGCGCTCGCCGCGAATATCGCGCAGGACCGCGTGGTGACGTTCGGGCTGGATGAGCCGTCGAAGGTCGGCGACTACGGCCTGTTGCGCGACAACGGCATCGCGTGGCTCGCGCAAGGCATCGACCGCGACGCCGCCGACGAACCCGCGCCGTCGCGCCGCCGCAAGCAGGACGTCGCCGCGCCGAACGTCGTTGCAAAGCGGCTGATGCCCGCCGACGCACTGCGCATTCGCGGCCTGCACAACGCGGCCAATGCGCTCGCCGCGCTCGCGCTCGCCCGCGCGATCGACTTGCCGCTCGCCGCGCTGTTGCACGGCTTGCGCGAGTATCGAGGCGAACCGCATCGCGTGGAAGTGATCGCGCAGATCGACGGCGTCGATTATGTGGACGACAGCAAGGGCACGAACGTCGGCGCGACGGTCGCCGCGCTCGATGGCCTCGCGCAACGCGTCGTGCTGATTGCAGGCGGCGACGGCAAAGGTCAGGACTTCTCGCCGCTTGAAGCGCCGGTCGCGCGCTGGGCGCGTGCCGTGATGCTGATCGGCCGCGACGCGCCGCGCATTCGCGAGACGCTCGCATCCACCGGCGTCGCGCTCGAAGATCACGCCACGCTCGAAGCCGCGACCGACGCTGCATCGCGCATCGCCGAACCGGGCGACGCCGTGTTGCTTTCGCCCGCGTGCGCGAGCCTCGACATGTTCAAGAACTACGCACACCGCGCTGACGTGTTTCGCAGCGCGGTCGAAGATATCGCCGCCGCGCGGGGAGTGATGCTATGA
- the murF gene encoding UDP-N-acetylmuramoyl-tripeptide--D-alanyl-D-alanine ligase has translation MTMFTLREAAALIPGAVVQGDEAIAIERVVTDSRAVQAGDLFVAVKGDRFDAHDFLDQVAKSGAAAAIVSRDVRNSDAWPLPVIKVKDTRAALGALAHGWRKRFSMPLVAVTGSNGKTTVKEMIASIFAAAVGEDARLATAGNFNNDIGLPLTLFRLNAAHRLAVVELGMNHPGETDALGKIAAPTVAVVNNAQREHQEFMATVEAVALEHASVIHALGETGTAVFPADDPYASIWRVAATGNPIMDFALSDDETKAAVTGTLDGATVHVRTPEGRIDIALAVLGEHNARNSLAATAAALAAGVSLDDIKRGLEAFQPVKGRLQVKRAVLGALAGATIIDDTYNSNPDSMRAAIDVLAAQASPRVLVMGDMGEVGEEGPAFHREVGAYAAERGIDALYALGDASRDSVNAFRAAASKQTAVHFDDVTALIQALQQAGFGPGATYLAKGSRFMKMERVVDALTSPQQPAAGNAPAAH, from the coding sequence ATGACGATGTTCACCTTGCGCGAAGCCGCCGCGCTCATTCCCGGCGCGGTCGTCCAGGGCGACGAAGCTATCGCCATCGAACGCGTCGTGACCGACAGCCGCGCCGTGCAGGCGGGCGATCTGTTCGTCGCGGTGAAGGGCGATCGGTTCGATGCGCATGACTTCCTCGATCAGGTGGCGAAGAGCGGCGCGGCTGCCGCGATCGTCTCGCGCGATGTGCGCAATTCGGATGCCTGGCCGCTGCCAGTCATCAAGGTAAAGGACACGCGTGCGGCGCTCGGTGCGCTGGCGCACGGCTGGCGCAAGCGCTTCAGCATGCCGCTCGTCGCCGTCACCGGCAGCAACGGCAAGACGACGGTGAAAGAGATGATCGCGTCCATCTTCGCGGCGGCAGTCGGCGAAGACGCGCGGCTCGCGACTGCGGGCAATTTCAACAACGACATCGGCCTGCCGCTCACGCTGTTTCGCTTGAACGCGGCGCATCGGCTGGCGGTGGTCGAGCTCGGCATGAATCATCCCGGCGAGACGGACGCGCTCGGCAAGATCGCTGCGCCGACGGTCGCCGTCGTGAACAACGCGCAGCGCGAGCATCAGGAGTTCATGGCCACGGTCGAGGCAGTCGCGCTCGAACATGCGTCCGTCATTCATGCGCTCGGCGAAACGGGCACGGCCGTGTTTCCCGCTGACGACCCCTACGCCAGCATCTGGCGCGTCGCGGCCACGGGCAATCCGATCATGGACTTCGCGCTGAGCGACGACGAAACGAAGGCGGCAGTCACCGGCACGCTCGACGGCGCGACGGTTCACGTGCGCACGCCGGAAGGCCGCATCGACATCGCGCTTGCCGTGCTCGGCGAACACAACGCGCGCAATTCGCTCGCGGCCACGGCGGCCGCGCTGGCCGCGGGCGTGTCGCTGGACGACATCAAGCGCGGCCTCGAAGCGTTCCAGCCAGTGAAGGGCCGCTTGCAAGTGAAGCGCGCGGTGCTGGGCGCGCTCGCGGGCGCGACCATCATCGACGACACCTACAACTCCAATCCCGATTCCATGCGCGCCGCCATCGACGTGCTCGCGGCGCAGGCATCGCCGCGCGTGCTCGTGATGGGCGACATGGGCGAAGTCGGCGAAGAAGGACCGGCGTTTCATCGCGAAGTCGGCGCGTATGCGGCCGAGCGCGGCATCGACGCTTTGTACGCGCTCGGCGACGCGAGCCGTGATTCAGTGAACGCATTCCGTGCAGCAGCGTCGAAGCAGACCGCCGTTCATTTCGACGACGTGACCGCGCTCATCCAAGCACTTCAGCAAGCCGGGTTCGGACCCGGCGCAACGTATCTCGCGAAAGGCTCGCGCTTCATGAAGATGGAACGCGTGGTGGACGCCCTGACGAGCCCACAACAACCCGCAGCGGGCAACGCGCCCGCCGCACACTGA
- a CDS encoding cell division protein FtsQ/DivIB — translation MWNNVRQMNLAASALHAMLVLMLLCAAGVYAIQRPEFRLREIQIDGDTSHINSPTVRASVVGHLKGNFFTVDLDTARTAFEQMPWVRRASVRRVWPNAIAVTLEEYKPLGTWGSDQLVSVDGELFTANQGELDDDLPAFDGPDGTAKEVVARYRDFQKWFAPLDAQPEEVTLSPRFAWTVKLSNGTQIELGRERNQDTLYDRCKRFVASWASVTGRWGKEIEYADLRYPNGFAIRAAGMRFINDTDKAKK, via the coding sequence ATGTGGAACAACGTTCGCCAGATGAATCTTGCCGCCAGCGCGCTGCACGCCATGCTCGTGCTGATGCTGCTGTGCGCGGCGGGCGTCTATGCGATCCAGCGTCCCGAGTTCCGGCTGCGCGAGATTCAGATCGACGGCGACACCTCGCACATCAATTCGCCGACGGTGCGGGCGAGCGTCGTAGGACACCTGAAGGGCAACTTCTTCACCGTCGATCTCGACACCGCGCGGACCGCGTTCGAACAAATGCCGTGGGTGCGCCGAGCGAGCGTGCGCCGCGTGTGGCCGAACGCGATCGCGGTGACGCTGGAAGAGTACAAGCCGCTCGGCACGTGGGGCAGCGACCAGCTGGTGAGCGTGGACGGCGAGCTATTCACCGCGAATCAGGGTGAGCTCGACGACGATCTGCCCGCGTTCGACGGTCCCGACGGCACGGCGAAGGAAGTGGTCGCGCGGTATCGCGACTTCCAGAAATGGTTTGCGCCGCTCGACGCGCAGCCGGAGGAAGTCACGCTCTCGCCGCGTTTCGCGTGGACCGTGAAGCTCTCGAACGGCACGCAGATCGAACTGGGCCGCGAGCGCAATCAGGACACGCTGTATGACCGCTGCAAGCGTTTCGTCGCGTCGTGGGCATCGGTGACGGGGCGGTGGGGCAAGGAGATCGAATATGCGGATTTGAGGTACCCCAACGGCTTCGCGATACGCGCCGCCGGCATGCGCTTCATCAACGACACCGACAAGGCCAAGAAGTAA
- the ftsW gene encoding putative lipid II flippase FtsW encodes MSWSDRFGSKITGQRNAVPNDSLAGRSGGISSAVNGVRPARSRMLDYDHSLLWVTIALLGLGIVMVYSASIAMPDSPKYAQYRDYHFLVRHLVSVATALVGAVIAFKIPVKAWDKLAPKLFLVALVMLVIVLIPHIGKGVNGARRWIPLGITNMQPSEIMKLAVTIYAANYTVRKQEFMHSFGKGFLPMAVAVGAVGALLLLEPDMGAFMVIAAIAMGVLFLGGVNGKLFGGLVLTAVGTFTMLVWLSPWRRERIFAYLDPWDDRYAQGKAYQLTHSLIAFGRGEWFGVGLGGSVEKLNYLPEAHTDFILAVIGEELGFVGVICVILLFYWIVRRAFEIGRQALALDRTFAGLMAKGVGIWFGAQTFINMGVNLGLLPTKGLTLPLVSYGGSGILLNCVALAVLLRVDYENRVLMRGGKV; translated from the coding sequence ATGAGCTGGTCGGACCGCTTTGGATCAAAAATCACCGGACAGCGCAACGCGGTTCCGAACGATTCGCTCGCCGGGCGTTCGGGCGGCATTTCGAGCGCCGTCAACGGCGTGCGTCCCGCGCGCTCGCGCATGCTCGACTACGATCATTCGCTCTTGTGGGTGACGATCGCGCTGCTCGGTCTCGGCATCGTGATGGTGTATTCGGCGTCCATCGCCATGCCGGATTCGCCGAAGTACGCGCAGTACCGCGACTATCACTTCCTCGTGCGGCACCTCGTTTCCGTCGCGACGGCGCTGGTCGGCGCGGTAATAGCGTTCAAGATTCCGGTGAAGGCCTGGGACAAGCTCGCGCCGAAGCTCTTTCTCGTCGCGCTCGTGATGCTCGTCATCGTGCTGATTCCGCATATCGGCAAGGGCGTGAACGGCGCGCGCCGCTGGATTCCGCTCGGCATCACGAACATGCAGCCGTCCGAAATCATGAAGCTCGCGGTCACGATCTACGCCGCGAACTACACGGTGCGCAAGCAAGAGTTCATGCACAGTTTCGGCAAGGGCTTCTTGCCGATGGCCGTGGCGGTCGGCGCGGTCGGCGCGCTCTTGCTGCTCGAACCGGACATGGGCGCGTTCATGGTGATCGCCGCCATTGCAATGGGCGTGCTGTTCCTCGGCGGCGTGAACGGCAAGCTCTTCGGCGGTCTGGTGCTCACGGCGGTCGGCACGTTCACGATGCTCGTGTGGCTCTCGCCGTGGCGTCGGGAGCGGATCTTCGCTTATCTCGATCCGTGGGACGACCGCTACGCGCAGGGCAAGGCGTATCAGCTGACGCACTCGCTGATCGCGTTCGGGCGCGGCGAGTGGTTCGGCGTCGGTCTCGGGGGCAGCGTCGAAAAGCTCAACTATCTGCCGGAAGCGCACACCGACTTCATTCTCGCGGTGATCGGCGAGGAACTGGGTTTCGTCGGCGTGATCTGCGTGATTCTGCTGTTCTACTGGATCGTGCGCCGCGCGTTCGAAATCGGCCGTCAGGCACTAGCGCTGGATCGCACGTTCGCAGGTCTGATGGCCAAGGGCGTCGGCATCTGGTTCGGCGCGCAGACGTTCATCAACATGGGCGTGAATCTCGGCCTTTTGCCGACCAAGGGCTTGACGCTGCCGCTCGTCAGTTACGGCGGCTCGGGCATTTTGCTGAACTGCGTCGCGCTCGCGGTGCTGCTGCGCGTCGATTACGAAAATCGCGTGCTCATGCGCGGAGGCAAGGTATGA
- a CDS encoding D-alanine--D-alanine ligase, with product MNNIDPKVFGKVAVLLGGNSAEREVSLNSGRLVLEGLRDAGVDAHPFDPAERPLSDLKAEGFERAFIALHGGYGENGQLQGALDFYGIRYTGSGVLGSALGMDKLRTKLVWQQTGIPTPPFETVYRGDDYAERAQEIIAKLGLPLFVKPASEGSSVAVIKVKSAERLAPALEEAAKFDKIVIVEKSIEGGGEYTCCIAGDLDLPVIKIIPAGEFYDYHAKYVADDTKYLIPCGLTDAEEARMKQLTQRAFDMLGCTDWGRADFMLDADGNPYFLEVNTAPGMTDHSLPPKAARAVGISYKDLVVKVLSLTLKN from the coding sequence GTGAACAACATCGATCCGAAGGTCTTCGGCAAAGTGGCGGTGCTTCTCGGCGGGAATTCCGCCGAGCGCGAAGTCTCGCTCAATTCGGGCCGCCTCGTGCTGGAAGGGCTGCGCGACGCGGGCGTCGACGCGCATCCGTTCGATCCCGCCGAGCGCCCGCTGTCGGATCTGAAGGCGGAAGGCTTCGAGCGCGCGTTCATCGCGCTGCACGGCGGCTATGGCGAGAACGGCCAGTTGCAAGGCGCGCTGGACTTCTACGGCATTCGCTATACGGGCAGCGGCGTGCTCGGCTCGGCGCTCGGCATGGACAAGCTGCGCACCAAGCTCGTGTGGCAGCAGACCGGCATTCCGACGCCGCCGTTCGAAACCGTCTATCGCGGCGACGACTATGCCGAGCGCGCGCAGGAGATCATCGCGAAGCTGGGGCTGCCGCTTTTCGTTAAGCCGGCGAGCGAAGGGTCGAGCGTCGCGGTCATCAAAGTGAAGAGCGCAGAACGGCTTGCGCCGGCGCTGGAAGAAGCCGCCAAGTTCGACAAGATCGTAATCGTGGAGAAGAGCATCGAGGGCGGCGGTGAGTACACGTGCTGCATCGCGGGCGATCTCGATCTGCCGGTCATCAAGATCATTCCGGCGGGCGAGTTCTACGACTATCACGCGAAGTACGTCGCCGACGACACGAAGTATCTGATTCCGTGCGGCCTGACGGACGCTGAAGAAGCGCGCATGAAGCAACTGACGCAGCGCGCGTTCGACATGCTCGGCTGCACGGACTGGGGCCGCGCCGATTTCATGCTGGACGCCGACGGCAACCCGTACTTCCTCGAAGTGAACACGGCGCCGGGCATGACGGATCACTCGCTGCCGCCCAAAGCGGCGCGTGCGGTCGGCATCAGCTACAAGGACCTCGTTGTGAAGGTGCTGTCCCTCACCCTCAAGAACTGA